From Anopheles darlingi chromosome 2, idAnoDarlMG_H_01, whole genome shotgun sequence, the proteins below share one genomic window:
- the LOC125949538 gene encoding fructose-bisphosphate aldolase isoform X1, which translates to MTTYFNYPPKEIQEELARIAKQIVAPGKGILAADESTATCGKRFADIGVENNEDNRRQYRQLLFTADERLQEHISGVILFHETLYQKGEDGTPLAKLLANKGILAGIKVDKGVVDLMGSEGECTTQGLDDLAARCAQYKKDGCDFAKWRCVLKIGKNIPSYQSILENANVLARYASICQSQRIVPIVEPEILPDGDHDLERCQKVTEVVLAAVYKALSDHHVYLEGTLLKPNMVTAGQSCAKKPSAAEIAVATVTALRRTVPAAVPGVTFLSGGQSEEEASLNLSAINQVQLLRPWALTFSYGRALQASVLRAWGGKKENVKAAQEELIKRAKANGLACQGKYVAGSIPSFAANASLFVKSHAY; encoded by the exons ATGACCACCTACTTCAACTACCCACCCAAGGAGATCCAGGAGGAGCTGGCCCGTATTGCCAAGCAGATCGTTGCCCCCGGTAAGGGTATTTTGGCTGCCGATGAGTCGACGGCCACCTGTGGCAAGCGTTTCGCT GACATTGGCGTTGAGAACAACGAGGACAACCGTCGCCAGTACCGCCAGCTGCTGTTCACCGCCGACGAGCGTCTGCAGGAGCACATCTCCGGTGTGATCCTGTTCCACGAGACGCTGTACCAGAAGGGCGAGGATGGTACTCCGTTGGCGAAGCTGCTGGCTAACAAGGGTATTCTGGCCGGCATCAAGGTCGACAAAGGTGTTGTCGATCTGATGGGCTCGGAAGGCGAATGCACTACTCAGG GTCTGGATGATCTCGCTGCTCGTTGCGCCCAGTACAAGAAGGATGGTTGCGACTTCGCCAAGTGGCGTTGCGTGCTGAAGATTGGCAAGAACATCCCGAGCTACCAGTCCATCTTGGAGAACGCCAACGTGCTGGCCCGTTACGCTTCCATCTGCCAGTCGCAGCGTATCGTCCCGATTGTGGAGCCTGAG ATCCTCCCCGATGGTGATCACGATCTGGAGCGTTGCCAGAAGGTTACCGAAGTCGTGCTGGCCGCCGTGTACAAGGCCCTGAGCGACCACCATGTCTACCTGGAGGGTACGCTGCTGAAGCCGAACATGGTGACCGCCGGTCAGAGCTGCGCTAAGAAGCCGAGCGCTGCCGAGATCGCCGTGGCCACGGTGACCGCTCTGCGCCGCACCGTGCCGGCTGCCGTGCCCGGAGTCACCTTCCTGTCCGGTGGACAGTCGGAGGAGGAAGCCTCGCTCAACCTGAGCGCCATTAACCAGGTGCAGCTGCTGAGACCGTGGGCCCTGACCTTCTCGTACGGTCGTGCCCTGCAGGCCTCCGTCCTGCGCGCCTGGGGAGGCAAGAAGGAGAACGTGAAGGCCGCCCAGGAGGAGCTGATCAAGCGTGCGAAG GCAAACGGATTGGCCTGCCAGGGAAAGTATGTCGCCGGTTCGATTCCCTCGTTCGCCGCAAATGCTAGCTTGTTCGTGAAGTCGCACGCCTACTAG
- the LOC125949538 gene encoding fructose-bisphosphate aldolase isoform X2, which yields MTTYFNYPPKEIQEELARIAKQIVAPGKGILAADESTATCGKRFADIGVENNEDNRRQYRQLLFTADERLQEHISGVILFHETLYQKGEDGTPLAKLLANKGILAGIKVDKGVVDLMGSEGECTTQGLDDLAARCAQYKKDGCDFAKWRCVLKIGKNIPSYQSILENANVLARYASICQSQRIVPIVEPEILPDGDHDLERCQKVTEVVLAAVYKALSDHHVYLEGTLLKPNMVTAGQSCAKKPSAAEIAVATVTALRRTVPAAVPGVTFLSGGQSEEEASLNLSAINQVQLLRPWALTFSYGRALQASVLRAWGGKKENVKAAQEELIKRAKANSDAALGKYGGGVQGAAGSGSLFVANHAY from the exons ATGACCACCTACTTCAACTACCCACCCAAGGAGATCCAGGAGGAGCTGGCCCGTATTGCCAAGCAGATCGTTGCCCCCGGTAAGGGTATTTTGGCTGCCGATGAGTCGACGGCCACCTGTGGCAAGCGTTTCGCT GACATTGGCGTTGAGAACAACGAGGACAACCGTCGCCAGTACCGCCAGCTGCTGTTCACCGCCGACGAGCGTCTGCAGGAGCACATCTCCGGTGTGATCCTGTTCCACGAGACGCTGTACCAGAAGGGCGAGGATGGTACTCCGTTGGCGAAGCTGCTGGCTAACAAGGGTATTCTGGCCGGCATCAAGGTCGACAAAGGTGTTGTCGATCTGATGGGCTCGGAAGGCGAATGCACTACTCAGG GTCTGGATGATCTCGCTGCTCGTTGCGCCCAGTACAAGAAGGATGGTTGCGACTTCGCCAAGTGGCGTTGCGTGCTGAAGATTGGCAAGAACATCCCGAGCTACCAGTCCATCTTGGAGAACGCCAACGTGCTGGCCCGTTACGCTTCCATCTGCCAGTCGCAGCGTATCGTCCCGATTGTGGAGCCTGAG ATCCTCCCCGATGGTGATCACGATCTGGAGCGTTGCCAGAAGGTTACCGAAGTCGTGCTGGCCGCCGTGTACAAGGCCCTGAGCGACCACCATGTCTACCTGGAGGGTACGCTGCTGAAGCCGAACATGGTGACCGCCGGTCAGAGCTGCGCTAAGAAGCCGAGCGCTGCCGAGATCGCCGTGGCCACGGTGACCGCTCTGCGCCGCACCGTGCCGGCTGCCGTGCCCGGAGTCACCTTCCTGTCCGGTGGACAGTCGGAGGAGGAAGCCTCGCTCAACCTGAGCGCCATTAACCAGGTGCAGCTGCTGAGACCGTGGGCCCTGACCTTCTCGTACGGTCGTGCCCTGCAGGCCTCCGTCCTGCGCGCCTGGGGAGGCAAGAAGGAGAACGTGAAGGCCGCCCAGGAGGAGCTGATCAAGCGTGCGAAG GCCAACAGCGATGCCGCCCTCGGCaagtacggtggtggtgtccagGGTGCCGCCGGTTCGGGCAGCCTGTTCGTCGCCAACCACGCTTACTAA